The proteins below are encoded in one region of Pan paniscus chromosome 4, NHGRI_mPanPan1-v2.0_pri, whole genome shotgun sequence:
- the PELO gene encoding protein pelota homolog — translation MKLVRKNIEKDNAGQVTLVPEEPEDMWHTYNLVQVGDSLRASTIRKVQTESSTGSVGSNRVRTTLTLCVEAIDFDSQACQLRVKGTNIQENEYVKMGAYHTIELEPNRQFTLAKKQWDSVVLERIEQACDPAWSADVAAVVMQEGLAHICLVTPSMTLTRAKVEVNIPRKRKGNCSQHDRALERFYEQVVQAIQRHIHFDVVKCILVASPGFVREQFCDYMFQQAVKTDNKLLLENRSKFLQVHASSGHKYSLKEALCDPTVASRLSDTKAAGEVKALDDFYKMLQHEPDRAFYGLKQVEKANEAMAIDTLLISDELFRHQDVATRSRYVRLVDSVKENAGTVRIFSSLHVSGEQLSQLTGVAAILRFPVPELSDQEDDSSSEED, via the exons ATGAAGCTCGTAAGGAAGAACATTGAGAAGGACAATGCGGGCCAGGTGACCCTGGTCCCCGAGGAGCCTGAGGACATGTGGCACACTTACAACCTCGTGCAGGTGGGCGACAGCCTGCGCGCCTCCACCATCCGCAAGGTACAGACAGAGTCCTCCACGGGCAGCGTGGGCAGCAACCGGGTCCGCACTACCCTCACTCTCTGCGTGGAGGCCATCGACTTCGACTCTCAAGCCTGCCAGCTGCGGGTTAAGGGGACCAACATCCAAGAGAATGAGTATGTCAAGATGGGGGCTTACCACACCATCGAGCTGGAGCCCAACCGCCAGTTCACCCTGGCCAAGAAGCAGTGGGATAGTGTGGTACTGGAGCGCATCGAGCAGGCCTGTGACCCAGCCTGGAGCGCTGATGTGGCGGCTGTGGTCATGCAGGAAGGCCTCGCCCATATCTGCTTAGTCACTCCCAGCATGACCCTCACTCGGGCCAAGGTGGAGGTGAACATCCCTAGGAAAAGGAAAGGCAATTGCTCTCAGCATGACCGGGCCTTGGAGCGGTTCTATGAACAGGTGGTCCAGGCTATCCAGCGCCACATACACTTTGATGTTGTAAAGTGCATCCTGGTGGCCAGCCCAGGATTTGTGAGGGAGCAGTTCTGCGACTACATGTTTCAACAAGCAGTGAAGACCGACAACAAACTGCTCCTGGAAAACCGGTCCAAATTTCTTCAG GTACATGCCTCCTCCGGACACAAGTACTCCCTGAAAGAGGCCCTTTGTGACCCTACTGTGGCTAGCCGCCTTTCAGACACTAAAGCTGCTGGGGAAGTCAAAGCCTTGGATGACTTCTATAAAATGTTACAACATGAACCGGATCGAGCTTTCTATGGACTCAAGCAGGTGGAGAAGGCCAATGAAGCCATGGCAATTGACACATTGCTCATCAGCGATGAGCTCTTCAGGCATCAGGATGTAGCCACACGGAGCCGGTATGTGAGGCTGGTGGACAGTGTGAAAGAGAATGCAGGCACCGTTAGGATATTCTCTAGTCTTCACGTTTCTGGGGAACAGCTCAGCCAGTTGACTGGGGTAGCTGCCATTCTCCGCTTCCCTGTTCCCGAACTTTCTGACCAAGAGGATGATTCCAGTTCTGAAGAGGATTAA